GCTAGACCGTCTACAAGACTACAAGTAGCACCATGGTGAAACAATGAAAATTGCATTGATCTGGAAACATTAAACAACCATACTAAAAGAGAAAAGGAACTAAAAAAAAAAACGAAACTACCCCCACAATAATAACCGTCCAACCATGTTCTCATGAGGAGTAAATAAATCAAACAGAAGCAGAAACAACGTGGAACGAAGAACAAGACTGGTGGGTTCTAAGCACAGAATCAAACCACTCAACTTTCCCCCACATCTCATCTCCATCGCGTCTCTCAAGCGCAATCTCAGCACACCAAACCCTACACTCCTGATTGGTCGCTGTATACAAATACTGATCCCACAAAACCCAATCTTCCCACCAAGATCCACCATCTCCACTTGACAGACTTGAGGGTCGGGCGAAAGTTCAGGCAACCCTTCAATACCAATCAAATCCTTCCATGAATATGACTTGGAGTCATACCATTTGAACACTCTTTTATATCTATCCCATAAGAACAAGACATCATCAATCACGCAATGACACTCTCTTTCTACCCGAAACATACCATACAGCTCCCTTCCTAACTCTGACCATTTACCTTCCTCGGGATTATACGTACCGCAGCATCATCCCCAAAAATGTAGAGCTTCCCTTCAAGTGATACAGTTTTGGCTTCAAAGCCCTTAATTCTATCCTCCTCGTACAGTCTGAAAATACGAGGGTTCGTCACAGGGCCCCACGTTTGTGTCTCCAGATCAAACGCTTCGATCCAGTTGGGTTTACTTACGTAATCTTCATCACATCCACCGGCTACATATATCTTCCCATCAAATAATGTCGCGCGCTGTGGCATTTGCGTTACGCGCCATCCCCATGCTCGGAGCCTGGCGCCACGTGTGAGTGCGACAGTCTAGGACAGAGACACTTACACAATAGTTCCTCTTCCATATTTTGCATTCATGCAAATGATTAGCGCCGCCGATCTTGTAGATATCAGATCCAACGGATACGAGCATCGACGACTGCGCGGGACGCAAATAGTTCGGACATGGGATTTGCTCCATGTAATAGCCACTCGAGCCGTTGGCTACGTTACGACTAGGTAGACCGCTAAGAGTGAGCCAATAAGTTTTAGGATCAGAAGGGAAGCGTAGGTAAAGGTAGATACACTTCTCGGTACGGTTTAGGCGCGAGCGAGTTGCGTAAAGCTCCGGTGAAGCAATGATGGATCGGAAACGTTTGGAGACGCGTGAGAGAAAGTGATAGTACAGTCTAGAGACGCGGGCTAGGCAGTTTATCAACAGATCGTCGGGAAGTGACAGGATCGATATCGACGTATGTTCTGTCTGCTTCATCTTTTTATTATGTGGTGGATCTTCGACGCTCGTGGCGGCTAAAGATCTGGATTTGGAAGACATTGGAGAGAAAGTTTTCTGGAGAAGATTACTGTGAAAATAGGAGGTTTTTTAGGAGGTGTTATTGAATTTGGTTGTTTAATGGAGTTTGATGGAATTTAAGTCTGACATGAAATCCAGTGTTATTCAATTGAGAATTGAACAAAGTGAATTAAAATCTACTGTTATTGGATTAGGATTTGTCAAATAGAATTTGGAAAGAATTAAATTCCCATGTTATTCAATCTGCCGAAAGATTTTATGAGAAATAAGTTATGATAGNNNNNNNNNNNNNNNNNNNNNNNNNNNNNNNNNNNNNNNNNNNNNNNNNNNNNNNNNNNNNNNNNNNNNNNNNNNNNNNNNNNNNNNNNNNNNNNNNNNNTGCCTTCATTCTAATTCCATTCAATTCTGTATTGAATACCAGCCCCTTAGTTTTTATATAAGGAAATATAACTTTCTAGGGTTTACTGAACTGCGGATATCACGGTGTCTCATCTTGCGCGGCAAGATAAGTAATTAAAACCTTGGCCCATGGGCTAAATGTTAGCATGTGAGTAATGGTCTTCTAGTTTAGGATGATGAATCGCCAAATTCTATAATGTTTACTCTAATAGTCTAATTAAAGTTTGTGTTGCCTTTCGTTATAAAATATAGTTTTCTGGTCTTGGTCTGTTTCTAAGTCAACTTATTCTCAAGAAGTCATATTATTTATATTATATGCTATAAAGGAGAAAAAATGAAGTTGGACCGGTTCAGCTAATATAAAAGAAACTCAAGAGTCAAACATGAACATAAAATATACTAATGAACGCGTTTAATGTGTCTAAATTAAAAAAAATCTTTGTCTACGTTCCAAATTAGCTACGTAACCCACCTAACCTTTGTGCATGTTCTCTACATATTATATATATACATATACAAATTACAAAGTGATCAAACTTAAAAGAGTATAGAGCAACAAAAAAAACCAACAAAATGTCCATGATTCGGCTTATAACTTTGATTATTCTCTTGTTCTTTGCATCATTGAACACAATCGTCATCGCTGGGTTACCATACGACAAAGAAGCTCTCAATACCAGTAAGTTTATGGTTACTATGGGAAACCTCTTCTTTCATCTCTTGAATTGGTTTTATTTTTCATAGTATTGATTTTTATTTTTTTTGGCTGGAAAAGAAACAGGAGAAGCGGTTTGGGATCAAAAGATCGTCAACAATCTCAGAGGTGCAGTAAAGCCCAGCACCTCACGGCCTGCGCGTCAATACCGAATAAGTCCATGGAAGGGTTCTGAAGATTCTAAGTCGACTCAATGGGACCGTAATGCTATCATAGATGCATTTTTCCGATAACAAGCTTCACTTATTCAACGATATTATCATTTCATATGTGTAACTCGGTTTCATATTTTTTAGTAAACTTCTTCTTGATTGGCACAAAGCATCTTTTTTTTTGGGTTTGGCATATTAGAGCATCTTTATCCCATAAACCCAATTGGGTATCTTTTTTTTCTTTTGTCTGATTAAAAAAAAAAAAAAAAACCTATCACTGACCGCCATGTTTCAGTGGAACCCACAGACAGTACAAAAAACCATGAACAAACGTTTCTTCTCCTGCGACTTTTGCAACTTGTTTTTTTTTTTTTTTTGCGGTGGCTCACACCTTACTTTTTGGGTAAAAACCCTCCTAAAACCATGCGATAATGCTGCTCTTAGCCTATCAGATATCAATTTTTAAAAAAAAGATTTTGGGAAGGTTTTAGTTTGTTCTAAAAACAATATCTAACCCTATTTATATTTTTT
This sequence is a window from Brassica oleracea var. oleracea cultivar TO1000 chromosome C1, BOL, whole genome shotgun sequence. Protein-coding genes within it:
- the LOC106301365 gene encoding LOW QUALITY PROTEIN: putative F-box/kelch-repeat protein At1g61540 (The sequence of the model RefSeq protein was modified relative to this genomic sequence to represent the inferred CDS: inserted 1 base in 1 codon; deleted 3 bases in 2 codons), whose translation is MSSKSRSLAATSVEDPPHNKKMKQTEHTSISILSLPDDLLINCLARVSRLYYHFLSRVSKRFRSIIASPELYATRSRLNRTEKCIYLYLRFPSDPKTYWLTLSGLPSRNVANGSSGYYMEQIPCPNYLRPAQSSMLVSVGSDIYKIGGANHLHECKIWKRNYCVSVSVLDCRTHTWRQAPSMGMARNANATAATLFDGKIYVAGGCDEDYVSKPNWIEAFDLETQTWGPVTNPRIFRLYEEDRIKGFEAKTVSLEGKLYIFGDDAAVYNPEEGKWSELGRELYGMFRVERECHCVIDDVLFLWDRYKRVFKWYDSKSYSWKDLIGIEGLPELSPDPQVCQVEMVDLGGKIGFXWDQYLYTATNQECRVWCAEIALERRDGDEMWGKVEWFDSVLRTHQSCSSFHVVSASV